The genomic DNA TTCGATCGCATCAGAGGCTCCATTTCTGCTCGTTCACTTGCACTCCGAAACACAACCGTAGTCGCGGCAGGTAACCACCGCTGTAAGAAACTCCACACCGGCTCCCGCCGCAGCGGGATCAGCCTCTGGCGACGAGGGAGCAGAAGGTAACGCTGTCTATGTTCGAGCCGCAGGCCAGAATCCCTACCCGTTTCCCCCGCAGCCGGTCTCGCAGAGGGCCGACCAGGGCCGCGGTAGCGGCAGCGCAGGCGGGCTCGACCGCAAGCTTGAGATCGTCGAATAGCAGTCGCATCGCCGCGAGGATCTCGGCATCGTCGATCATGACCAGCTCGTCTACGAATCGTCGGCAGAGCGAGAAGCTATAGGGGCGGGCATGGGGCGCGCCCAGGCTGTCGGCAATGGTCCGAACCTTGTCGATGGCCTGAGGCGAGCCGGCGGCAAAGCTGCGGTGCATGGTATCGGCGCCCTCCGGCTCGACGCCGAAGACCATGCAGTCAGGAGCCATCTGCTTGAAGACGCTCGCAACCCCCGCGATCAGTCCGCCTCCGCCGACCGGCACGATCACGGCGTCGAGGTCCGGCGCCTGCTCGCACCATTCGAGGCCCACGGTCGCGGTCCCGGTGGCGGTCCAGAAGCCCTCGAAAGGATGAATGAACGCGCGGCCTTCTTCGCTCTCGATTCGATGGGTCTCGTCGAGTGCCGCGTGAACATCGGGCGCCAGGACCACCTCGGCCCCGAAGGCGCGGCAGCCCGCCACTCGCGCCGGGTTGGCGTTCTCCGGCATCACCACCTTGGCGGACGTGCCGAGGGCCCGCGCCGCGTAGCCCATGGCCATGGCGTGGTTGCCGGCCGAGACCCCGGTCACGCCACGCTCGAGCGCCTCCGGTTCCAGAGCCATCATGTTGAGCAGCGCACCGCGCGGCTTGAAGGTGCCGGCAAACTGAAAAAGCTCGAGCTTGATCCACACCTCGGTCTCGGCGCCGATCAGGGCTTCGAGAAACCGTCCCTGCCAGCGCCAGACCGGCGTGGTGCGCACGCGGTCGCCGAGTCGAGCGCGCGCTTCGCGGACGGCCTCGATCGACGGCGCTTCGGTCAGGTCATCGACCCCGGTCATCGAGGCCATGCTAGCAAGCCGATCAAAGCTCGATAGAACGAGCCAGGGCGTCGGCGCGGGCCATGCCCCGGAGGGTCGGCACCAGACGCTCGCCTTCAAGGCGGAGGAAACCCTGTTCCATCATTCCGGACAAGACGCCGGCGTTTCTGTCGAGCCACGCGGCAACGTCGACGCCCTCGATCGAGCCGAGATCGACGCCCCCGGGCGTGCGCAGGCCCAGCATTACGGTCTCGAGCCGTCGCTGATCGCGGGACAGTGTTTCGCGCTCGGCTTCCGCACTCCGGCCGGCGGCGATCTCTCGCCGCCAGGCGGTTTCGGAGCGCTGATTCCACCAGCGTTGGCAGCCGTCGAACGAATGCGCCGACGGACCCAATCCGAGATAGGGCGTCCGCTCCCAATACTTGCGATTGTGCAGGCACCGATTCTCCGGCGCACTGGCGAAGTTCGACACCTCGTACGCCGGATACCCCGCGGCGCCAAGGAAATCGTGGGTCGAATAGAAGAGACCGGCCACCGCGTCGCGACTCGGCTCGGTCCAATCTCCCCGTCGGCTGCGGAGGGCAAACGGGGTGCCGGGCTCGATTGTCAACTGATAGCAGGAGAGGTGATCGGGCGCCAGCGCCACCGCCGCTGCGAGGTTCTCCAGCCAGGCCTTGGAGCCGCGGCCCGGAAGACCGTAGATCAGGTCCAGGGACACCGTCAACCCTTCGGCCAGGCCGTACTCCACGGCGCGCCGGGCCTCCCCGGGCGAGTGCCGTCTGCCCAGGAAACCGAGCTCGCCGGCATCGAAGGACTGGACTCCCAGGCTGAGTCGGCCCACGCCGAGGCCCACCCAGCCTCGAACCCGAATCTCGGTCACGTCCTCGGGATTGGCCTCGATCGAAACGGCGGCATCCTCGGCGATCTCGAAGCTCCGCCGGGCCGCCTCCAGAAGTCTTCCGAGCTGCTCCTCGTCGAGGGCCGTGGGTGTACCGCCGCCGAAATACACCGTGTCGAAGGTCTCCCAAGAACCGTGATCCATGGCGATCTCTTTGATCAGCGAACGTGTGAACCGCTCTCGCCTCTCCTCGCCACCGGTGGTGACCGCAAAGTCGCAATAGGGACAGATCGCGGAGCAGAACGGTATGTGGAGGTAGAGGCCCGGGCTCTTCGACATCGCAACCAGAATAGAACAAGAGCGGCCGGCTCCAGGCCGGCCGCTCTCGGGAAACTCTGCCAGAAAAGAGACTCCTACTCTTCCTCTCCCATTCCTTCCTTGTCGTCCGTCATCTCTTCGTCGTCGTCATCCATGCCGGGCATGTAGGAGAGCTCCGGTTCGAAACGCCAGTCGGCGGTCTTGTAGTCGGTGATGCACTCGCGCCACTGATCGAATATCGCCTTGGCCTCCTCGGGCCCATAGGCCTCTGCGAGTATCGCGCCGACCGAAGTCGCCGAGTAATACTCCGCCGCGTCCTTGGCGAGGGTCGCGAACTGATAGGAGCCGTTGCCGAACTGGACCTCCGAGCCACGCACCGCCAGGCCGCCACCGACCTTCTTCCTGGCCTCGGTCACCTTGGCCACCAGCTCTTTGAACTGCTCGGCCATGCCGGGCTTGACGTAGTGCGTCGAGAGATGGACCAAGCCAAACTCGCCTATGCCCCCCTCGGGCGTATAGCTGAATTCCGGCATGTCTTTGGTCAACTCGTGCCGATGCCGGCTGGAACCGCCGCCACCGGCGGAAAGCTCGGCGATCTTCTCGGCGCCGATGGCCTCGACCATTACTTTCTCCCGTTCGGCCTGCATGTCCATGAAGGCATAGTTGGGTACGTCGGTGAGGAAGGCATAGCTGAAATTGGGGCCGGAATAGGTCTGCCATCCCCATTCCTCGCCCATGCCGGCCTCTTTGAATGCCGCCACCCAGTCCTTGGCGTTCTCTTCGTAGGCCGGGGCGTTGGCCGGGCCGACGTCATCGTAGTGGATCATCGTGTATTGCGGCGCCGCCTCCTCGTGGTGCTCGGCAACGACAGTCTGCGGAACTGCCGCGAGAACCAGTACCGTTGCGACCACGGCGAAGACACATCTGGTGTCAGGTTTCATCGAAAGGACCTCCTCCTAATGAAGAAAAACGGCTTTGAAGCCGCTCGGACCGGTGCGGCCCGAGTGAAATATTCTGTTTAATCTACCAGATGAATGCGAGAAACCCGAAGCCCAACCTAGGAGCCGGCGTCGGACTTGAGCACGGCGATAAAGGCGGACTGGGGTATCTCGACCGAGCCGACCACCATCATCTTCTTCTTACCGGCCTTCTGCTTCTCGAGCAGCTTGCGCTTGCGGGTGATATCGCCGCCGTAGCACTTGGCGGTCACGTCCTTGCGATATGCGTTGATGGTCGAGCGCGCGATGATCTTGCCGCCGATGACACCCTGGATCTTGATCTTGAACTGCTGCCGGGGAATGGTGTCGGCAAGCCTCTCGCAATAGTGCAGCGCCCGAGCCCGCGCTTTGTCCCGGTGTACGAGCTGCGACAGGGCGTCGACCGGCTCTTCGTTGACCAGAATGTCGACCTTGACCAGGTCCGTCGGACGGCGATCGAGCACCTCGTAGTCGAACGAGCCGTAGCCCTGGGTGAGGCTCTTCAGGCGATCATAGAAATCGAATAGAACCTCCGCGAGCGGCAGCTCGGAGGTCAGCTCGACCCGGCCGACCGCGAGATAGTTGAAGCTGGTGTGCTCGCCGCGCCGATCGCGGCACAGCTCCATCACGGCCCCGATGTAGCGCTCCGGCATGAGGATCGACGCCTTGATATAGGGCTCATAGGCCTGTTCAATGTTGGTCGGATCGGGGTAAAGCGCGGGGTTGTCGATGCTCACCTCGCCGCCGTCTACGAGCTCCATCCGATATCGAACCGAGGGCGCCGAAAGCAGAAGCGACAGGCCGTACTCGCGCTGCAATCGCTCCTGGACGACCTCGAGATGTAGCAGACCCAGAAATCCGCAGCGAAAGCCGAATCCCAGGGCAACCGACGAGTCCT from bacterium includes the following:
- a CDS encoding threonine/serine dehydratase, coding for MTGVDDLTEAPSIEAVREARARLGDRVRTTPVWRWQGRFLEALIGAETEVWIKLELFQFAGTFKPRGALLNMMALEPEALERGVTGVSAGNHAMAMGYAARALGTSAKVVMPENANPARVAGCRAFGAEVVLAPDVHAALDETHRIESEEGRAFIHPFEGFWTATGTATVGLEWCEQAPDLDAVIVPVGGGGLIAGVASVFKQMAPDCMVFGVEPEGADTMHRSFAAGSPQAIDKVRTIADSLGAPHARPYSFSLCRRFVDELVMIDDAEILAAMRLLFDDLKLAVEPACAAATAALVGPLRDRLRGKRVGILACGSNIDSVTFCSLVARG
- the hemW gene encoding radical SAM family heme chaperone HemW → MSKSPGLYLHIPFCSAICPYCDFAVTTGGEERRERFTRSLIKEIAMDHGSWETFDTVYFGGGTPTALDEEQLGRLLEAARRSFEIAEDAAVSIEANPEDVTEIRVRGWVGLGVGRLSLGVQSFDAGELGFLGRRHSPGEARRAVEYGLAEGLTVSLDLIYGLPGRGSKAWLENLAAAVALAPDHLSCYQLTIEPGTPFALRSRRGDWTEPSRDAVAGLFYSTHDFLGAAGYPAYEVSNFASAPENRCLHNRKYWERTPYLGLGPSAHSFDGCQRWWNQRSETAWRREIAAGRSAEAERETLSRDQRRLETVMLGLRTPGGVDLGSIEGVDVAAWLDRNAGVLSGMMEQGFLRLEGERLVPTLRGMARADALARSIEL